Proteins encoded by one window of Streptomyces uncialis:
- a CDS encoding NAD(P)-dependent oxidoreductase, translating into MSSNAPTSAVPTAATAATAAATGATAAAKTPVTVLGLGAMGRALAAAFLRAGHPTTVWNRSPGRADELVAQGATEAATAAEAVRASPLVVLIVLDHKAVTAVTEAIADDLPGRTLVNLTADTPDRARETAAWAADRGIDYLDGSVMVPVDVIGTPHALLFHAGPRELFDRYAETLGALGGRIEYVGAEYGLAAAYDLALLDYFYASMSGLVHAFALAEAEGADPLAIGPFFDSITAIMPPIAAEMASEVASGEYPGGGANLGMMAATVEHLVEVSEHRRLDTGVLHAIKSVADRTLAAGRAKEGWTATVDVVRPADRS; encoded by the coding sequence ATGTCATCCAACGCCCCCACCTCCGCCGTCCCGACCGCCGCCACCGCCGCCACCGCCGCCGCCACGGGAGCCACGGCCGCTGCCAAGACCCCCGTCACGGTGCTCGGTCTCGGCGCGATGGGACGGGCGCTCGCCGCCGCGTTCCTGCGGGCCGGGCATCCGACCACCGTCTGGAACCGCTCCCCGGGCCGGGCCGACGAACTCGTCGCCCAGGGCGCGACGGAGGCCGCGACCGCCGCCGAGGCCGTCCGCGCCAGCCCGCTCGTCGTACTCATCGTGCTCGACCACAAGGCCGTCACCGCGGTCACCGAGGCGATCGCCGACGACCTGCCCGGCCGGACCCTCGTCAATCTGACCGCCGACACCCCCGACCGGGCCCGGGAGACCGCCGCGTGGGCCGCCGACCGGGGCATCGACTACCTCGACGGCTCCGTCATGGTCCCCGTCGACGTCATCGGCACCCCGCACGCGCTGCTCTTCCACGCCGGTCCCCGCGAACTGTTCGACCGGTACGCCGAAACCCTCGGCGCGCTCGGCGGACGGATCGAGTACGTCGGCGCCGAGTACGGTCTGGCCGCCGCCTACGACCTGGCGCTGCTCGACTACTTCTACGCGAGCATGTCCGGGCTGGTGCACGCCTTCGCCCTCGCCGAGGCGGAGGGCGCCGACCCGCTCGCCATCGGCCCGTTCTTCGACAGCATCACCGCGATCATGCCGCCCATCGCCGCGGAGATGGCCTCCGAGGTGGCGTCCGGCGAGTACCCCGGCGGCGGCGCGAACCTCGGGATGATGGCGGCCACCGTCGAGCACCTGGTCGAGGTGTCCGAGCACCGGCGCCTGGACACCGGTGTCCTGCACGCCATCAAGTCCGTCGCGGACCGGACCCTCGCCGCGGGCCGCGCCAAGGAGGGCTGGACCGCGACGGTGGACGTGGTGCGCCCCGCCGACCGGAGCTGA
- a CDS encoding response regulator: protein MMYVERVPGFTAVGKVHTAAQARRALERQAVDLLLLDLHLPDGHGLALARSLRAAGHHADVIAVTSARDLAIVREGVSLGVVQYVLKPFTFATLRDRLVRYSEFRTAAGEASGQDEVDRALATLRAPAPAELPKGLSGPTLERVVRTLRAAPDGVTAAGAAEVVGISRITARRYLEHLAGTGRATRAPVYGQIGRPELHYRWRE, encoded by the coding sequence ATGATGTACGTGGAGCGGGTGCCCGGTTTCACGGCGGTCGGCAAGGTGCACACGGCCGCGCAGGCGCGGCGGGCGCTGGAGCGGCAGGCGGTGGACCTGCTGCTGCTGGACCTCCATCTGCCGGACGGCCACGGGCTGGCGCTGGCGCGGTCGTTGCGGGCGGCGGGGCATCACGCGGACGTGATCGCGGTGACCTCGGCGCGGGACCTCGCGATCGTGCGGGAGGGGGTGTCGCTGGGGGTCGTGCAGTACGTGCTGAAGCCGTTCACGTTCGCCACGCTGCGGGACCGGCTGGTGCGGTACTCGGAGTTCCGGACGGCGGCGGGGGAGGCGAGCGGGCAGGACGAGGTGGACCGGGCGCTGGCGACGCTTCGGGCGCCCGCGCCGGCGGAGTTGCCCAAGGGGTTGAGCGGGCCGACGCTGGAGCGGGTGGTGCGGACCTTGCGGGCCGCGCCGGACGGGGTGACCGCGGCGGGGGCCGCGGAGGTGGTGGGGATCTCGCGGATCACCGCGCGGCGGTATCTGGAGCATCTCGCGGGGACGGGGCGGGCTACCCGGGCGCCGGTCTACGGGCAGATCGGGCGGCCCGAGCTGCACTACCGCTGGCGCGAGTAG
- a CDS encoding VOC family protein, translating into MPEINEAYAPGTPCWVGLTAQDQRAAMDYYGTLFGWTGEVGPAEYGGYAVMEKDGRAVAGISPAMASEGQPEPPPHVWTTFLASDDADATARRISDAGGAVLFGPDAVGTLGRMVVASDATGAVFGVWDPQDFIGAGRVNEPGSVIWCDCNTRDLPAAAAFYEAALGLKAHRVDEASGDYLGLFTEAAPDRPVGGVGDMGDRFPPEVPPHWMTTFAVADLADTVATHREANGTVVQEPTRTPWGEMALLVDPWGAPFGAMQPGGS; encoded by the coding sequence ATGCCCGAGATCAATGAAGCCTATGCGCCCGGTACCCCGTGCTGGGTGGGTCTGACGGCGCAGGACCAGCGTGCCGCGATGGATTACTACGGCACGCTCTTCGGCTGGACCGGTGAGGTCGGCCCGGCGGAGTACGGCGGTTACGCCGTGATGGAGAAGGACGGCAGAGCGGTCGCCGGGATCAGCCCGGCGATGGCCTCCGAGGGGCAGCCGGAACCGCCGCCCCATGTGTGGACGACGTTCCTGGCGAGCGACGACGCGGACGCGACCGCGCGGCGGATCTCCGACGCGGGCGGCGCGGTGCTGTTCGGCCCGGACGCCGTGGGCACCCTGGGCCGGATGGTCGTCGCCTCGGACGCGACGGGCGCGGTGTTCGGCGTCTGGGACCCTCAGGACTTCATCGGCGCGGGCCGGGTCAACGAGCCCGGTTCCGTGATCTGGTGCGACTGCAACACCCGTGATCTGCCGGCCGCCGCCGCGTTCTACGAGGCCGCCCTGGGACTCAAGGCGCACCGCGTCGACGAGGCGTCCGGCGACTATCTCGGCCTGTTCACCGAGGCCGCGCCGGACCGCCCGGTCGGCGGGGTCGGTGACATGGGCGACCGGTTCCCGCCGGAGGTGCCCCCGCACTGGATGACGACGTTCGCGGTGGCCGACCTCGCGGACACCGTCGCGACGCACCGCGAGGCGAACGGCACGGTCGTCCAGGAACCGACGAGGACGCCCTGGGGCGAGATGGCACTGCTCGTCGACCCGTGGGGCGCCCCCTTCGGCGCGATGCAGCCCGGCGGTTCCTGA
- a CDS encoding sensor histidine kinase encodes MSPARRSRPSAPLARLTRVPRVPRPRSLAAQLFAMQVVLVALVVVGCALFTYLSDGHQAEQAASRQAEAAARAVAASPSVREAVLGPDPTRELQPYAARVQRETGVDFVTIMDTAGIRWTHPDERQIGGPFLGHTGPALRGETFAETYTGTLGPSIRVVTPVYASAADGAVTGDGAGAGGAAPDGPIVALVSAGITIEEISAQARDQVMALLAVAAGALVLGGIGTYVINARLRRHTHGMNAAELSRMHDYHQAALHAVREGLLMLDGQRKVALLNDGARELLGAGDDTVGRSVADLGLPPSLTGALLSAEPRVDELHLSASRVLVVNTQPVSSGGRRGTVVTLRDHTDLQSLMGELDSERGFTQALRSQAHEAANRLHTVVSLIELDRAGEAVDFATAELELAQALTDQVVAAVGEPVLAALLLGKAAQANERGVELLVSPDSRLDDGVLPPSLPPRDLVTVLGNLIDNAMDAAQGTHHARVTVTAGAGDGVLTLDVSDTGAGVDPAHTDAIFDRGWSTKAAPGRPGGRGLGLALVRQTVSRHGGTLTVSGAPGGGARFTARLPLRPQGGAESGAVAGAGTEVVR; translated from the coding sequence ATGTCCCCCGCCCGCCGGTCCCGGCCCTCCGCGCCCCTCGCCCGGCTGACCCGTGTACCGCGTGTGCCCCGGCCGCGCAGTCTGGCCGCTCAGCTCTTCGCGATGCAGGTCGTCCTGGTCGCGCTCGTCGTGGTGGGCTGCGCGCTGTTCACGTACCTGAGCGACGGGCACCAGGCGGAGCAGGCGGCCAGCAGGCAGGCGGAGGCGGCGGCCCGCGCGGTGGCCGCGTCCCCCTCGGTGCGGGAGGCGGTGCTCGGCCCGGACCCGACCCGGGAGCTCCAGCCGTACGCGGCGCGGGTGCAGCGGGAGACGGGGGTCGACTTCGTGACGATCATGGATACGGCGGGTATCCGCTGGACGCACCCCGACGAGCGGCAGATCGGGGGCCCGTTCCTCGGTCACACCGGGCCCGCGCTGCGCGGGGAGACCTTCGCGGAGACGTACACCGGGACGCTGGGACCATCGATCCGTGTCGTCACCCCGGTGTACGCGAGCGCCGCGGACGGGGCGGTGACGGGTGACGGGGCGGGGGCCGGGGGCGCGGCGCCGGACGGGCCGATAGTGGCGCTGGTCAGTGCCGGGATCACCATCGAGGAGATCAGCGCGCAGGCCCGGGACCAGGTGATGGCGCTGCTCGCGGTCGCGGCGGGCGCGCTGGTGCTCGGCGGGATCGGTACGTATGTGATCAACGCGCGGCTGCGGCGGCACACCCACGGGATGAACGCGGCCGAGCTCAGCCGGATGCACGACTACCACCAGGCCGCGCTGCACGCGGTGCGCGAGGGGCTGCTGATGCTCGACGGACAGCGGAAGGTGGCCCTCCTCAACGACGGGGCGCGTGAGCTGCTCGGGGCCGGGGACGACACCGTGGGCCGTTCCGTCGCGGACCTGGGGCTGCCGCCGTCGCTGACGGGCGCGCTGCTGTCCGCCGAACCCCGGGTGGACGAGCTGCATCTGAGCGCGAGCCGGGTCCTCGTGGTGAACACCCAGCCGGTGTCCAGCGGGGGGCGGCGCGGAACGGTGGTGACACTGCGGGACCACACCGACCTCCAGTCGCTGATGGGCGAACTGGACTCGGAACGTGGGTTCACCCAGGCACTGCGCTCCCAGGCCCATGAGGCGGCGAACCGGCTGCACACGGTGGTGTCGCTGATCGAGCTGGACCGGGCCGGGGAGGCCGTCGACTTCGCGACCGCCGAGCTGGAGCTGGCGCAGGCGCTCACCGACCAGGTGGTCGCGGCGGTCGGCGAGCCGGTGCTGGCGGCGCTGCTGCTGGGGAAGGCCGCGCAGGCCAACGAGCGGGGGGTGGAACTGCTGGTGTCCCCCGACAGCCGTCTGGACGACGGGGTGCTGCCGCCGTCGCTGCCCCCACGCGACCTGGTCACCGTCCTCGGCAACCTGATCGACAACGCGATGGACGCGGCGCAGGGCACCCATCACGCCCGCGTCACGGTGACGGCCGGCGCGGGGGACGGGGTGCTGACCCTGGACGTCAGCGACACCGGGGCCGGGGTGGACCCGGCGCACACGGACGCCATCTTCGACCGCGGCTGGAGCACCAAGGCCGCGCCCGGACGGCCGGGCGGCCGGGGGCTGGGCCTCGCCCTGGTCCGCCAGACGGTGAGCCGCCACGGCGGCACCCTGACGGTCTCGGGCGCGCCCGGCGGCGGCGCCCGTTTCACGGCACGGCTGCCGTTGCGGCCACAGGGCGGGGCGGAATCAGGAGCCGTGGCGGGAGCGGGTACGGAGGTGGTCCGGTGA
- a CDS encoding MerR family transcriptional regulator produces the protein MRIGELAARAGTTPRALRYYETRGLLSARRGENGHRVYDEDDLRLLRQIRTLQDFGFDLEETRPFVECLRAGHPEGDSCPASLDVYRRKLAELDLLMAELAAVRSQVGEQLVRAERARDALAADALVPGGPEPGCAVFPGDVPDGTTDTHGTEDGHT, from the coding sequence ATGCGCATCGGTGAACTCGCGGCGCGGGCGGGGACGACCCCCCGTGCCCTGCGGTACTACGAGACACGGGGGCTGCTGTCCGCGCGACGCGGGGAGAACGGCCACCGGGTCTACGACGAGGACGATCTGCGGCTGCTGCGGCAGATCCGTACGCTCCAGGACTTCGGCTTCGACCTGGAGGAGACCCGGCCGTTCGTGGAGTGTCTGCGGGCCGGTCACCCCGAGGGCGACTCCTGTCCCGCGTCCCTCGACGTGTACCGCCGCAAGCTCGCCGAACTCGATCTGCTGATGGCCGAGCTGGCGGCCGTCAGGAGCCAGGTCGGGGAGCAGCTCGTGCGCGCCGAGCGGGCCCGTGACGCGCTGGCCGCCGACGCGCTGGTTCCGGGAGGCCCGGAGCCCGGATGCGCCGTGTTCCCCGGGGACGTACCGGACGGGACCACGGACACACACGGAACGGAGGACGGACACACATGA
- the trxA gene encoding thioredoxin, whose translation MIGTKGLTEVTDEDFAEVVLGAELPVLVKFTADWCPPCRMIAPVLAEIAREESHRLRIVQLDVDTSPATAARYGVLSAPTLTVFRGGEPVWSVVGARPKRKLLAELAEVV comes from the coding sequence ATGATCGGGACCAAGGGTCTGACCGAGGTGACGGACGAGGACTTCGCGGAGGTGGTGCTGGGGGCGGAGCTGCCGGTGCTGGTGAAGTTCACGGCGGACTGGTGCCCGCCGTGCCGCATGATCGCCCCCGTGCTGGCCGAGATCGCGCGGGAGGAGTCCCACCGGCTGCGGATCGTCCAGCTCGACGTGGACACCAGTCCGGCGACCGCCGCCCGCTACGGGGTGCTGTCGGCGCCGACGCTCACGGTGTTCCGGGGCGGCGAGCCGGTGTGGTCGGTGGTGGGCGCCCGCCCCAAGCGCAAGCTCCTGGCGGAGCTGGCCGAGGTGGTCTGA
- a CDS encoding dihydrofolate reductase family protein: MGHLAAVEFMSLDGVTQSVLSPDEDRDGGFGHGGWVPPYVDATVESFMSTATAGAAALLLGRRTYGIFAATWPYADASDPAVAAMNAMPKYVVSRSRPELTWENSFQLGADLPAELARVRRETDGEILVLGSGELLRTLIELDAVDEYRLLTFPLLLGTGKRLFDQGSAPRRLALVDSGVTENGVLVTTYRRAAPGDGDRDGG; encoded by the coding sequence ATGGGACACCTCGCAGCCGTCGAGTTCATGTCACTGGACGGGGTGACGCAGTCGGTGCTCTCCCCCGACGAGGACCGCGACGGCGGATTCGGGCACGGCGGATGGGTGCCGCCCTATGTGGACGCCACGGTGGAATCGTTCATGAGCACCGCCACCGCCGGGGCCGCCGCCCTGCTCCTGGGCCGCAGGACGTACGGCATCTTCGCCGCGACCTGGCCGTACGCGGACGCCTCCGACCCGGCGGTCGCCGCGATGAACGCCATGCCCAAGTACGTGGTGTCCCGGTCGCGACCCGAGCTGACCTGGGAGAACTCCTTCCAGCTCGGGGCCGACCTACCCGCGGAACTGGCCCGGGTACGGCGGGAGACCGACGGGGAGATCCTGGTCCTCGGCAGCGGGGAACTGCTGCGGACCCTGATCGAGCTGGACGCCGTCGACGAGTACCGGCTGCTGACCTTCCCGCTGCTCCTCGGCACCGGTAAACGCCTCTTCGACCAGGGCTCGGCACCCCGGCGGCTGGCGCTGGTGGACAGCGGGGTCACGGAGAACGGGGTCCTGGTCACGACGTACCGGCGGGCGGCGCCCGGGGACGGGGACAGGGACGGCGGCTGA
- a CDS encoding cation:dicarboxylate symporter family transporter: MADTAVAPPAKRDRTHYLYIAVIVAVALGITIGFAAPDFAKELKPLGTGFVALIKMMISPIIFCTIVLGVGSVRKAAKIGKVGGLALGYFMVMSVAALAIGLLVGNILDPGTGMDLTDSDKEVGHAAAEGSKGTVDFLLGIIPATLVSAFTEGEVLQTLLVALLVGFALQAMGRTGEPVLRGVEHIQRLVFRVLAMIMWAAPVGAFGAIAAVIGETGVDALKALATIMLGFYVTCALFVALVLGLLTWVVAKVNIWHLFRYLGREFLLILSTSSSESALPRLIAKMEHVGVSRPVVGITVPTGYSFNLDGTMIYLTMASLFIAEAMGQPMGIGQQIGLLLFMMIASKGAAGVSGSGIAVLASGLQSHKPALVDGVGLIIGIDRFMSEARALTNFAGNAVATLLIGVWTKEVDRERVTRVLAGELPFDERTLLDDGHGGTPERSGDDDVPAQREADARDGGKEPVKA; the protein is encoded by the coding sequence GTGGCCGACACCGCCGTCGCCCCGCCCGCCAAGCGGGACCGCACCCACTATCTGTACATCGCCGTCATCGTCGCCGTGGCTCTCGGCATCACCATCGGCTTCGCCGCGCCGGACTTCGCCAAGGAACTCAAGCCGCTCGGCACCGGGTTCGTCGCCCTGATCAAGATGATGATCTCGCCGATCATCTTCTGCACGATCGTGCTGGGCGTCGGATCGGTCCGCAAGGCCGCGAAGATCGGCAAGGTCGGCGGTCTCGCGCTCGGCTACTTCATGGTGATGTCCGTCGCCGCGCTCGCCATCGGTCTGCTCGTCGGCAACATCCTCGACCCGGGCACCGGGATGGACCTCACCGACTCCGACAAGGAGGTCGGCCACGCCGCCGCCGAGGGCAGCAAGGGGACCGTGGACTTCCTGCTCGGGATCATCCCGGCGACCCTGGTCTCCGCGTTCACCGAGGGCGAGGTCCTCCAGACCCTGCTGGTCGCACTGCTCGTGGGCTTCGCGCTCCAGGCGATGGGCCGTACCGGCGAGCCGGTGCTGCGCGGTGTCGAGCACATCCAGCGGCTGGTGTTCCGCGTCCTCGCGATGATCATGTGGGCGGCCCCGGTGGGCGCGTTCGGCGCGATCGCCGCCGTGATCGGGGAGACCGGCGTGGACGCGCTCAAGGCGCTCGCCACGATCATGCTCGGCTTCTACGTCACCTGCGCGCTGTTCGTCGCGCTGGTGCTGGGCCTGCTGACCTGGGTCGTCGCCAAGGTCAACATCTGGCATCTGTTCCGCTACCTGGGCCGGGAGTTCCTGCTCATCCTGTCGACGTCGTCGTCGGAGTCCGCGCTGCCCCGTCTCATCGCCAAGATGGAGCACGTCGGGGTGAGCCGCCCGGTCGTCGGGATCACCGTCCCGACCGGGTACTCGTTCAACCTCGACGGCACGATGATCTATCTGACGATGGCCTCGCTGTTCATCGCGGAGGCCATGGGCCAGCCGATGGGCATCGGCCAGCAGATCGGGCTGCTGCTCTTCATGATGATCGCCTCCAAGGGCGCGGCCGGGGTGTCCGGTTCCGGGATCGCGGTCCTCGCGAGCGGACTCCAGTCGCACAAGCCCGCGCTGGTCGACGGCGTCGGCCTGATCATCGGCATCGACCGCTTCATGAGCGAGGCCCGCGCCCTCACCAACTTCGCGGGCAACGCGGTCGCCACCCTGCTGATCGGGGTGTGGACCAAGGAGGTCGACCGCGAGCGGGTCACCCGGGTCCTCGCCGGTGAACTGCCCTTCGACGAGCGGACCCTGCTGGACGACGGCCACGGCGGTACGCCGGAGCGGTCCGGGGACGACGACGTGCCGGCGCAGCGCGAAGCGGACGCGCGCGACGGCGGGAAGGAGCCGGTGAAGGCGTAA